Proteins co-encoded in one Rubrobacter aplysinae genomic window:
- a CDS encoding YidC/Oxa1 family membrane protein insertase: protein MLDLLGRLFAPLTHALGGALELLHESGAPWWLSIVALTLVVRTVLLPLTVKQVRNARSMQSLRPEMQEIKSRHKDSGEQQRALAELYREHGVNPMAGFLPLLVQMPVFITMYHVIRDHNEHLPSFAHGGLLWFTDLTSPDPYFLLPALSACLMLASFELSSRGVPAGQRRMMRLMPLVFTVFIARFPAGLFVYWVTSNAVTLAQNLGANRLMPRAAIATPESLATAAVAETVPVASVKTAPAKTVPAKSQAEKSAKRRRRKRKKRH, encoded by the coding sequence GTGCTGGATCTACTGGGGAGGCTCTTCGCCCCGCTGACCCACGCGCTCGGCGGGGCGCTGGAGCTGCTCCACGAATCCGGTGCCCCGTGGTGGTTGAGCATCGTGGCGCTTACCCTCGTGGTGCGCACGGTGCTCTTGCCGCTCACGGTGAAGCAGGTAAGGAACGCGCGCTCGATGCAGAGCCTCAGGCCGGAGATGCAGGAGATAAAGTCCCGCCACAAGGACTCGGGCGAGCAGCAGCGGGCTCTGGCGGAGCTGTACCGGGAGCACGGCGTCAACCCGATGGCCGGGTTCCTGCCGCTGCTAGTGCAGATGCCGGTGTTCATCACGATGTATCACGTGATCCGGGACCACAACGAGCACCTGCCGAGCTTCGCCCACGGCGGCCTATTGTGGTTTACGGACCTCACCAGCCCGGACCCTTACTTCCTGCTGCCCGCGCTCTCGGCCTGCCTGATGCTGGCCTCCTTCGAGCTCTCCTCCAGGGGAGTCCCTGCCGGCCAACGCCGGATGATGCGTCTCATGCCGCTCGTGTTTACCGTGTTTATCGCGAGATTCCCGGCCGGGCTCTTCGTGTACTGGGTTACATCCAACGCGGTGACCCTGGCGCAGAACCTCGGCGCCAACCGGCTCATGCCCCGCGCCGCCATAGCCACCCCCGAGTCGCTCGCCACGGCGGCGGTGGCGGAGACTGTTCCCGTGGCATCTGTAAAGACGGCTCCCGCAAAGACGGTCCCCGCAAAGAGCCAGGCTGAGAAAAGCG